From the Robbsia betulipollinis genome, the window GGCCTTCGCTTGCTGCGCTTTGCCCTGCCTGGTCCCGTCGTCGCCGAGCTTGTACGCCGCACGGCCAGCAAAGTAGGCAGCACCGGCGCTCCCCATGGCAGCAGCTTCCTCGAACAACGACAACGCACGTTCGGGATTTCGAAGTACACCCTGGGCGCCGAACAGGTATTGACGCCCGCGAATCAAAAGGTCTTCGATAACCTGCGGGTCGTTGGTCTGACGTTCGATGGCCGACAAGTTGCGCAGCACACGCAGAGCCTCGGAGACAGTCACACGGAAAAACTCACGACCGTCGTTCACTCGCTTGTCTTTCCATTCAGCGTGGGCCGAAGCTTCGGCCGCATGGCAGTCCAAGAAATGAGCGCTGTACGCCAACTCGAACGGGGTCGGCACACCCGTGGCAGCCGACAACTCCCGTAAGCGAGTATGTGGATCCCGCTCCGTGCGGCCGACCTTGACTTGGCTGGGGAGGCTTGGATTGGTCAGAACATACACATAGCCTTCGTTGTTCGTCATGGGTTCACCGACGCGCCGAAGCTTGCACACGAGCCGCTGCGTCACCCTCATAACGACTCATGTTCTGACGGTGCGCCGCCCATTGTTGGTCCTTCCGCTCCCAGGTCTTGGCGAGCAAAATATCGATGTGGTAACGCAGGAACATGGGATCAATGCCGGCCTTGGTCGCAGCTAGTTCGATGAACGTTCCACGGGGCCCTTGCCATTCCGGTTGGGTGGACGTCACGAGTGCAGGGGCGCACACGATCGACCCATCGGGAAGCTTGATGAGAATGTGGATGGCCGGCGCGTTGCGAACGATCAAAAACTCGGCGACTCGTTGCACGGTGGCTGCGAGGTGCATTCGGGCTTGGCGGTCCAGTCCCGCGGCAATGACCTCGAATCGGCGCCGGTAGCCGTCGACACTCAGATAGCCGATGGGACCATCCGGCACCTTCGGTGGATGCAAGGCGTCCATGGCGGCACTCGCGGCGGCATGATCGAACGAAAGGTTAGCGGTGCTCATGTTGAAAGTCTCCTCGGGTTACGGTCCTTTCCGGACGCTATGTCTCTGTATTTACAGTAACTCGAGGGAAGAGCCTGTCAATAGCCAGGCATAAATAAATCTGTGCCTTTGCACATAAGAAGGCCGCTGGTTGAGCGACCTTCTGTTTTTTATAATGCCTTTTTACCCGCCTTTTTGCGAGCGGCGATTTCCGAATGAAGACCAGCGATTTCCACTCTCAATCGAGCCTCTTCCGAGTTGCCCATCGTTCCCTCCTGGAAGGTGTAGAGCGAGACAACACCCGGTTGCCGGGATGCTATACGGTCCAACTCAACACGGCCGATGGCCCCCAACCCCTCGATGATTTCTCGGCGTGGGCTTTTGCCGCGGGTGATGAACGCAACAGCATGGAAGGCATGGTTTGCGACCTCGTGCCACTTTTCCGCGGGGAAGAGTTCGACGGTATGACCCGCGGATGTTTCACCGTTCTCCCCTTTTTGACCGGAGATTTCGCGCAGCGCAGGGACCTTGTACGCGTTAAGGTCGCGGGATTTCCCGTGCGCAACCCGTGATGCAGCGCGGAACGATGCTCCCACCAAACCCTTGGTGCCAGCGAAGACCTCACCGAAACTCGTCACGAGGCCCGTGGTGAACGTTTCCAGTAGGGATATTGACGATCGGAACACAGTTCCCCGGACGTCCTCGGTCCCTTGCTCGACGTCATTGCTCAACACGGATAACACACCGGCGGGCTTGGACGCTTCGTACCGATAGCGCCGATGCAGCAGCGCCATCGTCCCAGCGTCGTGCACGTCCTGGCGTGCCGAGTCACGGTGCCGTTGGAAGTCCGAGGCGATGGATCCAACATAACCGTTCCATAGGTTTATGTTGTACTTGTAGATCGGAGCTTTACCGATGCGGTTGTTCATGTAGCCCAGGGTCGATGGGGTCGAGTCGAACGAAATAATATGAGCAAAGTTGGCGAGCATACCGTCCGTGGCGTTCGCACCGAACTTTGCGTCAAGGGTATCGCGCGATTGCGTAGCTTCAGCAAGCACCAGGCCCAGCGAACGACCGAT encodes:
- a CDS encoding GIY-YIG nuclease family protein; the encoded protein is MTNNEGYVYVLTNPSLPSQVKVGRTERDPHTRLRELSAATGVPTPFELAYSAHFLDCHAAEASAHAEWKDKRVNDGREFFRVTVSEALRVLRNLSAIERQTNDPQVIEDLLIRGRQYLFGAQGVLRNPERALSLFEEAAAMGSAGAAYFAGRAAYKLGDDGTRQGKAQQAKAKAFMERALGHFQTAIGLGHANACA